A single Endozoicomonas sp. NE40 DNA region contains:
- the rpmE gene encoding 50S ribosomal protein L31 produces the protein MKPEIHPNYDQIEVTCSCGNKIQTRSTLCKDLHIEVCSKCHPFYTGTQKVMDTGGRIERFNKRFGKLSTRK, from the coding sequence ATGAAGCCGGAAATCCATCCGAACTACGACCAGATCGAAGTTACCTGCTCCTGCGGTAACAAAATCCAGACTCGCTCTACTCTGTGCAAGGACCTGCACATTGAAGTGTGCTCCAAGTGCCACCCATTCTACACCGGCACCCAGAAAGTTATGGATACCGGCGGCCGTATCGAACGCTTCAACAAGCGTTTCGGCAAGCTCAGCACTCGCAAGTAA
- the tatB gene encoding Sec-independent protein translocase protein TatB: MLDIGFTELLLIAVIALVVLGPERLPGAIRTTAYWVGKLRRSFQNAREELERELNVEDIKRQIHNENVMRELEKTKASLQESLNDPVNEHSKEAVDSESSHSEATPASKNSKGHSNNKPSAL, from the coding sequence GTGCTGGATATTGGTTTCACGGAACTTCTTCTGATTGCAGTGATCGCTCTGGTGGTGTTGGGACCAGAGCGCCTTCCTGGTGCGATCCGGACAACCGCTTACTGGGTGGGCAAACTGCGGCGCAGCTTTCAAAACGCCAGGGAGGAACTGGAACGGGAGTTGAATGTCGAAGATATCAAACGACAGATTCACAATGAAAATGTCATGCGGGAACTGGAAAAAACCAAAGCCTCTTTGCAGGAGTCGTTGAATGACCCTGTAAATGAACATTCGAAGGAAGCAGTCGATAGCGAAAGCTCTCATTCCGAAGCGACTCCAGCCAGTAAAAACAGTAAAGGTCATTCTAACAATAAGCCATCTGCCTTATGA
- a CDS encoding thermonuclease family protein encodes MPTLDRLSPVFVRGSLPGGRLLRLKQLKKKALYHWVGAFFLSCTFVPFSWAEVDAEANCFIKGRSEAVVWDYIVDGDTLWLEDGRKVRLASVNTPETAHDGLKDEPFGDQATEALRGLLKNSPRLQMQRAERGEDKHGRVLAHLFMPDGRSVEAILLEKGLAFQLFPDDRSAYNDCFSERENDARKAGRGVWSKHPVLDISHQPMTSGFHLVSGIVMAVRAPRDSDYYWVDLNGPLVLRVLKSGADERWLRNAIGRKIEARGWVMKSTPRKRESKKYKPWIMGIYHSPAIKRIN; translated from the coding sequence ATGCCTACCCTGGACAGACTCAGCCCCGTATTCGTTCGGGGCTCTCTGCCCGGGGGCAGGTTGCTGCGATTAAAGCAGCTTAAAAAAAAGGCGCTTTACCATTGGGTAGGCGCCTTTTTTTTAAGCTGTACTTTCGTTCCTTTTTCATGGGCTGAAGTGGATGCGGAAGCTAACTGCTTTATTAAGGGCAGGTCAGAAGCCGTTGTCTGGGATTATATCGTTGATGGCGATACCCTCTGGCTTGAAGATGGCAGAAAGGTACGCCTTGCTTCGGTGAATACTCCGGAAACAGCACACGATGGGCTGAAGGATGAGCCTTTTGGCGATCAGGCGACGGAAGCCCTGCGAGGATTGTTAAAAAACTCTCCCAGATTGCAGATGCAGAGAGCCGAACGTGGGGAGGATAAGCATGGCAGAGTGCTGGCACACCTGTTTATGCCGGATGGTCGTTCTGTAGAAGCCATACTGCTGGAGAAAGGGCTGGCTTTCCAGCTGTTCCCCGATGATCGCAGTGCCTATAACGACTGCTTTTCCGAACGGGAAAACGATGCCCGAAAAGCGGGACGTGGCGTCTGGTCAAAACACCCTGTTCTTGATATCAGTCATCAACCCATGACGTCAGGCTTTCATCTGGTCAGCGGTATTGTCATGGCGGTTCGTGCGCCCCGCGACAGCGATTACTACTGGGTTGACCTGAACGGACCTCTGGTGCTGCGCGTACTCAAGTCCGGTGCTGATGAACGCTGGCTGAGAAACGCGATTGGCCGGAAAATTGAAGCCCGAGGCTGGGTAATGAAAAGCACTCCACGCAAGCGTGAATCCAAAAAGTACAAACCCTGGATTATGGGTATCTATCATTCCCCTGCCATTAAGCGCATAAATTAG
- a CDS encoding ubiquinone biosynthesis accessory factor UbiJ has translation MPEQKCAFDPSIKTGFLASVEGVVNKTLHLDPVTIKRLGKHQGSVLRVECLEPGFTSWLWIESDGIRLAGYHEGEVDASVKGSLVSFMELAGRRFATFEDVAGLVTEGDEALLADLGEIHKGMELDWEGLVCRYLGDVAGHAVSEGVRRVSDGFQQIFQRSARQVPDCLQDYLQEELQVLPARTDMEFAQSEANALQDRTDELAKRISALEEQIKAKHK, from the coding sequence ATGCCAGAACAAAAATGTGCGTTTGATCCATCCATCAAAACCGGATTTCTTGCTTCTGTTGAAGGGGTTGTAAACAAAACACTTCACCTTGATCCGGTGACCATAAAAAGGCTGGGTAAGCATCAGGGATCGGTCCTTCGGGTGGAATGCCTGGAGCCGGGCTTCACTTCGTGGTTGTGGATTGAATCCGACGGCATACGTCTGGCTGGATACCACGAAGGTGAGGTGGATGCCTCGGTTAAAGGCTCTCTGGTGTCGTTTATGGAGCTGGCAGGACGACGTTTCGCTACCTTTGAAGACGTGGCGGGACTGGTGACAGAAGGGGATGAAGCGCTGCTTGCCGATCTTGGGGAAATACACAAAGGCATGGAGCTGGACTGGGAAGGTCTGGTGTGTCGCTACCTGGGAGATGTAGCCGGACATGCTGTATCAGAAGGGGTTCGTCGTGTATCCGATGGCTTTCAACAGATTTTTCAACGCTCTGCCCGTCAGGTGCCGGACTGTCTTCAGGACTATCTTCAGGAGGAGCTACAGGTATTGCCTGCCCGGACTGATATGGAGTTCGCGCAGTCTGAAGCGAATGCTTTACAAGACCGCACTGACGAATTAGCTAAACGAATCTCCGCTCTGGAAGAGCAGATAAAAGCGAAACATAAATAA
- the hisI gene encoding phosphoribosyl-AMP cyclohydrolase, with protein sequence MASESLIKQTENHDWLDAVRWNSDGLVAAIAQDWKTGKVLMQAWMNREALALTVKEQRGIYWSRSRGKLWRKGESSGHVQQLKELRLDCDSDSILMLVEQVGGMACHTGRESCYFSRLEQGEWVTVEPVLKDPEAIYGASYGSSHGKNGETNSE encoded by the coding sequence ATGGCTTCTGAGTCGTTGATTAAGCAGACTGAAAATCATGACTGGCTGGACGCCGTTCGCTGGAACAGTGATGGTCTGGTGGCTGCCATTGCCCAGGACTGGAAAACCGGCAAGGTGCTGATGCAGGCCTGGATGAACCGGGAAGCACTGGCATTAACGGTAAAGGAACAGCGTGGCATATACTGGTCCCGCTCCCGGGGGAAACTGTGGCGCAAGGGCGAGTCGTCCGGTCATGTGCAGCAGTTAAAAGAGTTGCGACTGGATTGCGACAGTGACTCCATTCTGATGCTGGTTGAACAGGTTGGCGGAATGGCCTGTCATACGGGACGAGAATCCTGTTACTTCAGTCGTCTGGAGCAGGGCGAGTGGGTGACAGTTGAGCCTGTTTTGAAAGACCCTGAAGCGATTTATGGGGCGAGTTATGGAAGCTCCCATGGAAAGAATGGAGAAACGAACAGTGAGTGA
- the ubiE gene encoding bifunctional demethylmenaquinone methyltransferase/2-methoxy-6-polyprenyl-1,4-benzoquinol methylase UbiE, protein MTSSHDSGRPSSEFNNNDGECRTTHQVRSNVQSNVQSNVRDQESTHFGFREVPPDEKESLVAGVFHSVANNYDVMNDLMSMGVHRLWKRFAIELSAVRRGHQVLDIAGGTGDLTKQFARRVGDSGRVVLADINDSMLKVGRDRLVDAGIAGNIEYVQANAECLPFPDNTFDCITIAFGLRNVTDKPAALASMCRVLKPGGRLLVLEFSKTRNPLLTKVYDTYSFNLLPVMGKLIANDSESYKYLAESIRKHPDQDTLESMMKDAGFVNTTYHNMTGGIVALHKGVKP, encoded by the coding sequence ATGACCAGCAGCCATGACAGCGGGAGACCATCGTCAGAGTTCAATAATAATGACGGTGAGTGCCGGACAACTCATCAGGTTCGGAGCAATGTTCAGAGCAATGTTCAGAGCAATGTTCGGGATCAGGAAAGTACCCATTTCGGTTTCAGGGAAGTGCCTCCTGACGAAAAAGAGAGCCTGGTGGCCGGTGTTTTCCATTCCGTCGCCAACAATTACGATGTGATGAACGACCTGATGTCGATGGGCGTTCATCGACTATGGAAGCGGTTTGCCATTGAACTGTCTGCTGTCCGGCGTGGGCATCAGGTGCTTGATATTGCCGGTGGCACGGGAGACCTGACGAAACAGTTTGCCCGAAGGGTTGGCGATAGCGGTCGGGTGGTACTGGCGGATATTAATGACTCCATGCTGAAAGTCGGGCGCGACCGGCTGGTGGATGCTGGCATAGCTGGCAATATTGAATACGTTCAGGCCAATGCTGAATGCCTGCCCTTTCCGGATAATACCTTTGACTGTATCACCATTGCATTCGGGCTAAGGAACGTGACCGACAAACCGGCTGCCCTGGCGTCCATGTGCCGGGTTCTCAAACCGGGAGGACGATTGTTGGTACTGGAGTTTTCCAAAACCCGTAATCCGCTTCTGACCAAAGTCTACGATACGTACTCTTTTAATCTGCTGCCAGTAATGGGCAAACTGATTGCCAATGATTCAGAGAGTTATAAATATCTGGCGGAAAGCATTCGCAAACACCCGGATCAGGACACGCTGGAGAGCATGATGAAAGATGCCGGTTTTGTGAATACCACGTACCACAATATGACCGGTGGCATTGTTGCCCTGCATAAGGGGGTCAAGCCCTGA
- a CDS encoding DUF2059 domain-containing protein, with product MSVNRKGFAVALIILLLSSGQAFSADKQVLLNELYDNAQLERQLDWVRASMTLNREEYALPETVINTVNRVVEVRYSRTFYRSSMLATLDEALSVGELLRLLDWYNSNLGQKVLFLEMAANDPANRLRMQGYIEEKLSQQLPRTSRIRLIEELMETMDAEELGTELVASASVGAQRLLREIMPVQNGYPTRPPEILKAREKPAIRKGISDEMRNIYLYTYRSLPDNEIRAYLDFARSSAMQNFQRGQMQAMARML from the coding sequence ATGAGCGTAAACAGAAAAGGATTTGCTGTTGCGCTGATCATACTGTTGCTGTCGTCTGGTCAGGCATTCTCCGCCGATAAACAGGTTCTTCTTAATGAGCTTTATGATAATGCCCAGCTGGAGCGGCAGCTTGACTGGGTGCGTGCCAGTATGACGCTGAACCGTGAGGAGTACGCACTGCCAGAAACCGTAATCAACACTGTCAACCGGGTGGTGGAGGTGCGGTACAGTCGCACGTTTTACCGGTCTTCCATGCTGGCTACCCTGGATGAGGCATTGAGTGTCGGAGAGCTGCTCAGGCTTCTGGACTGGTACAATTCTAATCTGGGCCAGAAGGTGTTGTTCCTTGAAATGGCTGCCAACGACCCCGCCAACCGTTTGCGTATGCAGGGGTATATCGAAGAGAAGCTGAGTCAGCAGTTGCCCCGTACCAGCCGGATTCGCCTGATTGAAGAGTTGATGGAAACCATGGATGCCGAAGAGCTGGGTACCGAACTGGTGGCCAGTGCGTCTGTGGGGGCTCAGCGATTGCTGCGTGAAATCATGCCGGTGCAGAACGGATATCCCACACGTCCGCCGGAAATTCTCAAGGCCAGGGAAAAGCCGGCTATACGCAAAGGGATCAGTGATGAGATGCGTAACATTTATCTCTACACCTATCGCAGTTTGCCGGATAACGAGATCAGGGCTTATCTGGATTTTGCCCGGTCATCCGCCATGCAGAACTTTCAGCGGGGACAGATGCAGGCAATGGCCCGGATGCTGTAA
- a CDS encoding 16S rRNA (uracil(1498)-N(3))-methyltransferase, translating into MNLLLLTPDDFVSDSLVKLQGRQLQHVLSVHQAKVGDTLRVGRVNSLMGEGTITALSADFMEMDVSLTEQPPAALPLTVLLALPRPKMLKRSLQHLTALGVKRIVLMNSYRVEKSFWQSPWLSEEKVHEQLVLGLEQARDTVLPEVIQEKRFKPFIEDRLPAMVAGKRGMVAHPVGGISCPHQISDEVVLAIGPEGGFIPYEVEKLEEAGFERIHLGSRILRVETAVTAITSKLYD; encoded by the coding sequence ATGAATTTACTGTTGCTGACACCTGACGACTTTGTATCGGACTCTCTGGTTAAACTGCAGGGGCGGCAGCTGCAGCATGTACTGAGTGTGCATCAGGCAAAGGTGGGTGACACGCTGCGGGTTGGACGGGTCAACAGCCTGATGGGGGAGGGGACAATCACTGCCCTGTCGGCTGATTTTATGGAAATGGATGTGTCTCTGACGGAACAGCCCCCAGCGGCTTTACCTCTCACCGTATTGCTGGCACTGCCCAGACCCAAGATGCTGAAACGCAGCCTTCAGCATCTGACAGCCCTTGGGGTGAAGCGCATTGTGTTAATGAACAGCTACCGGGTTGAAAAAAGCTTCTGGCAGTCCCCCTGGCTGTCGGAAGAAAAGGTTCATGAACAGCTGGTGCTGGGGCTGGAGCAGGCTCGTGATACGGTATTGCCGGAAGTGATTCAGGAAAAACGCTTTAAACCGTTTATTGAAGATCGTTTGCCCGCTATGGTCGCCGGCAAGCGGGGAATGGTGGCGCACCCAGTGGGGGGCATTTCCTGCCCACACCAGATCTCGGATGAAGTGGTACTGGCGATTGGCCCGGAAGGTGGCTTTATACCTTACGAGGTTGAAAAACTGGAAGAGGCGGGTTTTGAACGCATTCACCTTGGCTCAAGAATCCTCAGAGTAGAAACGGCCGTCACGGCCATTACGTCGAAACTTTACGATTAA
- the tatC gene encoding twin-arginine translocase subunit TatC, producing the protein MCLMSEAPEPENDKEQPLVQHLLELRRRLLHSLLVIGVVFIGMIWFANDIYQYVSEPLRAHFPEGSTMIATEVASPFLAPFKLTLVLSFFLAIPFVLHQVWAFIAPGLYSREKRLAIPLLVASVVLFYLGMAFAYYVVFPLIFAFFTSVGPESVTVMTDINRYLEFILKLFFAFGLAFEIPVATVLMVWSGITTVERLKVKRPYIVVGCFVMGMLLTPPDVISQSLLAIPMWLLFEAGIVFSKLKPSSPE; encoded by the coding sequence ATCTGCCTTATGAGCGAAGCTCCGGAACCGGAAAACGATAAAGAACAACCACTGGTGCAACACCTGCTGGAATTGCGCCGCCGGCTACTCCACAGTCTGCTGGTGATCGGGGTGGTCTTTATCGGCATGATCTGGTTTGCCAACGATATTTATCAGTACGTGTCTGAACCGTTACGAGCCCATTTTCCGGAAGGTAGTACCATGATTGCTACCGAGGTGGCTTCTCCGTTTTTGGCACCGTTCAAACTGACACTGGTGCTGTCTTTTTTTCTGGCAATTCCTTTCGTCCTGCATCAGGTCTGGGCGTTTATTGCGCCGGGTCTGTACAGCCGTGAAAAGCGTCTGGCGATTCCCCTGCTGGTGGCCAGCGTGGTGCTGTTCTATCTGGGGATGGCGTTTGCCTACTATGTGGTGTTTCCGCTGATTTTTGCCTTCTTTACCAGTGTGGGGCCAGAATCGGTGACGGTGATGACCGATATCAACCGCTATCTGGAGTTTATTCTCAAACTGTTTTTTGCCTTTGGGCTGGCGTTTGAAATACCGGTTGCGACGGTTCTGATGGTCTGGTCAGGCATCACTACCGTTGAAAGACTGAAAGTCAAACGACCTTATATTGTCGTGGGCTGCTTTGTTATGGGTATGTTGCTGACCCCACCGGACGTGATCTCTCAGTCACTACTGGCTATTCCCATGTGGCTGCTGTTCGAGGCAGGCATTGTTTTTTCAAAACTGAAGCCTTCCAGTCCGGAGTAA
- the ubiB gene encoding ubiquinone biosynthesis regulatory protein kinase UbiB, protein MLQLTRLLKIIGAIARYRLDELVDPERLPFLARWFVRLLPWRLFIRNHDPRGVRLRKSLEALGPIFIKFGQLLSTRRDLLPEDVSDELARLQDQVPPFPASEAVGIIEKDLGRPVDELFARFDHEPMASASVAQVHSAKLHSGEEVVIKVIRPDIEKVIRKDIALMYLFSRILVTLIWEARRLRPMEVIRDYERTILDELDLLREAANASQLRRNFLTSSLLYVPQVHWDYCRSRVMVMDRIYGVPISDIKTLKARGTDMKKLAERGTEIFFTQVFRDRFFHADMHPGNIFVDIENPAEPKYIGIDCGIIGTLEPEDQYYLAANLLAFFKRDYRKVAQLHVDSGWIPSDTAVGELEAAIRTVCEPIFEKPLKDISFGHLLVRLFQVARRFNMEVQPQLVLLEKTLLNVEGLGRQLYPDLDLWATAQPYLEKWMKDQVGPLGIAKSIKKNAADWVLSVPNMAQNALGSLRQLSEHQQKLMDMYKQAERRRKWLNWLGAGLMLAGGTLLFEPGWVSVMPWQGIMMGGAGVWLLSR, encoded by the coding sequence GTGTTGCAGTTGACCCGTTTACTGAAAATCATTGGCGCTATTGCCCGCTATCGTCTGGATGAACTGGTGGATCCGGAACGACTGCCTTTTCTGGCAAGGTGGTTTGTCCGCTTATTGCCGTGGCGTCTGTTTATTCGTAACCACGACCCCAGAGGCGTTCGCCTGAGAAAATCACTGGAAGCACTGGGACCTATCTTTATCAAGTTTGGTCAGTTGCTTTCCACTCGTAGAGACCTGCTGCCAGAAGATGTGAGTGACGAACTGGCGCGATTACAGGACCAGGTACCACCTTTTCCCGCCAGTGAGGCGGTTGGCATCATTGAAAAAGACCTGGGCAGGCCGGTGGATGAACTCTTTGCCCGCTTCGATCATGAACCCATGGCGTCCGCTTCGGTGGCTCAGGTACATAGCGCGAAGCTGCATTCTGGTGAGGAAGTGGTGATCAAGGTCATCCGGCCTGACATTGAAAAGGTGATTCGCAAAGACATTGCCCTGATGTATCTGTTCAGCCGTATTCTGGTGACCCTGATTTGGGAAGCCAGACGGTTGCGTCCCATGGAAGTGATCAGGGATTATGAACGGACCATTCTGGATGAACTGGATCTGCTGCGTGAAGCCGCTAATGCCTCGCAGTTGCGACGCAATTTTCTGACGTCGTCCCTGTTGTATGTGCCTCAGGTTCACTGGGATTACTGTCGCTCAAGGGTGATGGTGATGGATCGTATCTATGGTGTCCCCATATCGGATATTAAAACCCTGAAAGCACGGGGTACGGATATGAAAAAGCTGGCAGAGCGTGGCACCGAAATCTTTTTTACCCAGGTGTTCAGGGATCGCTTTTTTCATGCCGATATGCACCCCGGCAATATTTTTGTGGATATCGAAAACCCGGCGGAACCAAAATACATTGGTATTGACTGCGGCATTATTGGAACGTTAGAGCCGGAAGATCAGTACTATCTGGCGGCGAACCTTCTGGCTTTCTTCAAGCGCGATTACCGCAAAGTGGCCCAACTGCACGTAGATTCCGGCTGGATCCCTTCAGATACCGCGGTTGGCGAGCTGGAAGCAGCTATTCGTACCGTGTGTGAACCCATCTTTGAGAAACCTTTAAAAGATATTTCCTTCGGGCATCTGCTGGTCAGGCTGTTTCAGGTTGCACGGCGTTTTAATATGGAGGTTCAGCCGCAACTGGTGCTGCTGGAGAAAACCCTGCTGAATGTGGAAGGGCTGGGACGTCAGCTCTATCCTGACCTGGACTTGTGGGCAACAGCGCAGCCGTATCTGGAAAAGTGGATGAAGGATCAGGTCGGGCCGCTGGGCATTGCCAAATCCATAAAAAAGAACGCAGCAGACTGGGTGCTGAGTGTGCCGAATATGGCTCAGAATGCTCTGGGTAGCCTGAGGCAGTTGTCTGAACATCAGCAGAAACTGATGGATATGTATAAGCAGGCAGAACGTCGCAGGAAGTGGCTAAACTGGTTGGGCGCTGGCCTGATGCTGGCAGGTGGTACCCTGTTGTTTGAACCCGGCTGGGTCAGTGTCATGCCCTGGCAGGGAATTATGATGGGAGGAGCAGGTGTATGGCTTCTGAGTCGTTGA
- a CDS encoding primosomal protein N', which yields MSSSNDIILSIAVPTPLRQLFDYLPPKGVDSALLQPGMRVQVQFGPRRLLGIIEAIKDQSDCPPDKLRHASGILENSPILPDSIMTLCRWAASYYHYSLGETLSLALPQVLRQGKPASAGSITLWKSSCELDNALRKQLKGAKRQLQALELIQDAPLGISEVELKEAGISKTILTSLAKKQLASRCELEVHDEPFDSATQILREAPLTLNPEQQFALEGILETPSFHPVLLEGVTGSGKTEVYLQAIAASLKAGRQALVLVPEIGLTPQTIERFRRRFRVPVVCIHSGLSDGERLQSWLAANRTSAGILIATRSGVFTPIPKLGLIIIDEEHDGSYKQQDTLRYNARDLAIYRAKMADCPVVLGSATPSLESLQNARTGRYSHIQMKSRAGGAKAPTIELLDIRQQLLTDGFARPILDRMQRTLQQGHQVMVFLNRRGYAPSLICHDCGAISDCPHCDAHMTLHRQPPHMHCHHCDYQTAIPWACPSCHSKKLQPAGQGTERSEQVLSQLFPDYPVLRVDRDSTRRKDALPALLDKINEGKPCILLGTQMLAKGHHFPGVTLVAIINADGGLFSSDFRGLEKTGQLIMQVTGRSGRGQMPGHVIIQTHNPQHPALQMLSMNDYTRFANSLFSERQHLRLPPCGYLAVFRTESAYTQDGMALLKQLRELVLQHFGETSSLTPLGPLPAIMEKRQGRFRQQLLLQSGERPVLHRALKYLVSYLDGLKLPKHLRWTLDVDPQEMT from the coding sequence ATGAGTTCCAGCAACGACATCATTCTCAGCATTGCTGTCCCTACACCATTGCGTCAGCTGTTTGATTATCTGCCGCCCAAAGGGGTTGATTCAGCCCTTTTGCAACCGGGTATGCGGGTTCAGGTTCAGTTTGGCCCCCGCAGACTTCTGGGCATTATTGAAGCGATAAAAGACCAGTCCGACTGCCCGCCCGATAAACTGCGCCATGCCAGCGGCATTCTTGAAAACAGCCCCATTCTACCTGACAGCATTATGACCCTGTGTCGTTGGGCAGCCAGCTATTACCATTACAGTCTGGGTGAAACCTTATCTCTTGCCCTGCCTCAGGTACTCAGGCAGGGCAAACCCGCTTCAGCAGGCTCCATTACGCTCTGGAAAAGTAGCTGCGAGCTGGACAATGCCCTGAGAAAACAACTGAAAGGCGCGAAACGCCAGCTGCAGGCTCTGGAATTAATCCAGGACGCCCCCCTGGGCATCAGTGAAGTGGAACTGAAAGAAGCGGGAATCAGCAAAACCATTCTGACCAGTCTGGCCAAAAAACAGCTGGCCAGCCGCTGCGAACTGGAAGTCCATGACGAACCGTTTGATTCAGCCACCCAGATTCTCAGGGAAGCCCCCCTGACTCTCAACCCGGAACAGCAGTTTGCCCTGGAAGGTATACTGGAGACACCGTCCTTTCACCCGGTACTGTTAGAAGGGGTCACCGGCAGCGGCAAAACCGAAGTCTATTTACAAGCCATTGCTGCCAGTCTGAAGGCTGGCAGGCAGGCTCTGGTGTTGGTGCCAGAGATTGGCCTGACGCCGCAGACCATTGAACGGTTCAGAAGACGCTTCAGAGTTCCGGTAGTCTGTATCCATTCTGGCCTGAGCGATGGCGAGCGCCTGCAATCCTGGCTGGCAGCCAACCGGACCAGCGCAGGCATACTGATTGCCACACGTTCCGGCGTGTTTACCCCCATACCGAAACTGGGGCTGATCATTATTGATGAAGAACACGACGGCTCCTACAAACAGCAGGATACCCTGCGCTACAATGCCAGGGATCTGGCCATCTACCGCGCTAAAATGGCAGACTGCCCGGTTGTCCTTGGTTCTGCCACCCCTTCGCTGGAAAGCCTGCAGAACGCCCGTACAGGCCGCTACAGCCACATTCAGATGAAAAGCCGCGCCGGTGGCGCTAAAGCCCCAACGATTGAATTGCTGGATATTCGCCAGCAGTTGCTAACCGACGGTTTTGCCCGGCCCATCCTTGACCGTATGCAGCGTACTTTGCAGCAGGGACATCAGGTCATGGTGTTTCTGAATCGCAGAGGCTATGCGCCGTCCCTGATCTGTCATGACTGTGGCGCTATTTCAGACTGCCCGCACTGTGACGCTCACATGACCCTGCACCGTCAGCCACCTCACATGCACTGTCACCATTGCGATTACCAGACCGCTATTCCCTGGGCCTGCCCGTCGTGCCACAGCAAAAAACTGCAACCTGCCGGTCAGGGAACCGAACGCAGTGAACAGGTGCTGTCACAATTGTTTCCTGATTACCCGGTGTTAAGGGTGGACAGAGACTCCACCCGAAGGAAAGACGCTTTGCCTGCATTGCTGGATAAGATCAATGAAGGCAAGCCCTGCATTCTTCTGGGTACTCAGATGCTGGCCAAAGGTCATCACTTTCCGGGGGTTACGCTGGTTGCCATTATCAACGCTGACGGTGGGTTATTCAGTTCAGACTTTCGGGGGTTGGAAAAAACCGGCCAATTGATTATGCAGGTGACAGGGCGTTCAGGGCGTGGACAGATGCCCGGTCATGTGATTATCCAGACCCACAATCCTCAGCACCCGGCACTGCAGATGCTGTCGATGAACGATTACACACGCTTTGCCAACAGCCTGTTCAGCGAACGACAGCATTTGCGCCTGCCGCCCTGTGGCTATCTGGCTGTATTTCGCACCGAGTCTGCCTATACGCAGGACGGGATGGCTTTATTAAAGCAGTTACGGGAGCTGGTCTTACAACACTTTGGAGAAACATCGTCGCTCACCCCGCTGGGGCCTCTGCCTGCCATTATGGAAAAGCGTCAGGGGCGTTTCCGGCAGCAGCTGCTGTTGCAGTCCGGTGAACGACCGGTTCTGCACCGGGCGCTGAAATACCTGGTGAGTTATCTGGATGGTTTAAAGCTGCCAAAGCACCTGCGCTGGACGCTGGATGTCGATCCTCAGGAAATGACGTGA
- the tatA gene encoding twin-arginine translocase TatA/TatE family subunit, with product MGVGGISLWQLLIILLIVVMLFGTKKLRGLGGDLGGAVKGFKKALNTDEDGKEQDVKSVGADHRKDQADASFADEKDNKKV from the coding sequence ATGGGCGTAGGTGGAATTAGCCTGTGGCAATTGTTAATCATTCTGTTGATCGTCGTCATGCTGTTTGGCACCAAAAAACTGAGGGGGCTGGGTGGTGACCTTGGTGGTGCCGTTAAGGGGTTTAAGAAAGCCCTTAACACCGATGAAGACGGAAAAGAACAGGATGTAAAAAGCGTCGGAGCGGATCACAGAAAAGATCAGGCAGATGCTTCTTTTGCTGATGAGAAGGACAATAAAAAGGTCTGA
- a CDS encoding phosphoribosyl-ATP diphosphatase, translating to MEKRTVSDVLDQLAKILEQRRTAEAEASYVASLHKAGLDKILKKVGEESAETIIAAKACEAGGATSDLVYETADLWFHSLVMLSHLGLSHKDVLQELERRFGLSGLEEKASRGQ from the coding sequence ATGGAGAAACGAACAGTGAGTGATGTGCTGGATCAACTGGCAAAGATTTTGGAACAGCGACGTACCGCAGAAGCGGAGGCTTCCTATGTAGCCAGCCTGCACAAGGCAGGGCTGGACAAAATTCTCAAGAAGGTTGGCGAAGAGTCGGCGGAAACCATTATTGCTGCCAAAGCCTGTGAAGCCGGTGGCGCAACGTCGGATCTGGTTTATGAAACGGCTGACCTCTGGTTTCACTCTCTGGTCATGCTTTCTCATCTTGGCCTGTCCCATAAGGATGTATTGCAGGAGCTGGAACGTCGTTTTGGCTTGTCAGGGCTGGAAGAAAAAGCCTCGCGAGGGCAATGA